In a genomic window of Corynebacterium lizhenjunii:
- the pgi gene encoding glucose-6-phosphate isomerase, which yields MSPSQLEALARDNSLNLRELFATDPNRAATWTFDAAGWHVDLSKNLIDTHVRDALIDTARAAGLEQAREDLFSGVHINTTEDRAVLHTALRAPAGTRLEVDGQDVDHDVQEVLARMEGFVARLHNGTWTGHTGKAIDTVVNIGIGGSDLGPAMAAQALRTYHVGTIAAHFVSNVDPADLSATLAQLNPETTLFIVASKTFTTQETLANAHAARRWVLDAFDHDQAAIAQHFVAVSTNAQKVAEFGIDTANMFGFWNWVGGRYSVDSAIGLSLMATIGTQNFRDFLAGMHAMDTHFRTTALESNVPVLMGLLGVWYTDYLGAQTHAVLPYSQDLARFPAYLQQLTMESNGKSVTHSGQQVSTQTGEIYFGEPGTNGQHAFFQLLHQGTHLVPADFIGFANPRQDLATASGEGSMHDLLMGNFFAQTKVLAFGKTAEEIANEGVDPQLVNHKVMPGNRPTTTLLAPELSPYALGALIALYEHIVFVQGVVWDINSFDQWGVELGKQQANDLAPAVSGEQAVNSGDTSTDSLIRWYRTQRETPA from the coding sequence ATGTCCCCCTCCCAGCTCGAAGCTCTCGCCCGCGATAATTCCTTGAACCTCCGGGAGCTTTTTGCCACCGACCCCAATCGCGCAGCCACTTGGACTTTTGATGCCGCTGGGTGGCATGTGGACCTGTCCAAAAACCTCATTGATACCCACGTCCGGGACGCCCTAATAGACACCGCTCGCGCAGCCGGCCTGGAGCAGGCCCGCGAAGACTTGTTTAGCGGTGTACACATCAACACCACAGAAGATCGCGCGGTACTCCACACGGCACTGCGCGCCCCGGCTGGCACCCGCCTGGAGGTAGACGGCCAAGACGTCGACCACGACGTCCAGGAGGTCCTGGCGCGCATGGAAGGCTTCGTGGCGCGTTTGCATAATGGGACCTGGACCGGGCACACCGGCAAGGCGATTGACACGGTGGTCAACATTGGCATCGGCGGATCCGACTTGGGCCCGGCCATGGCGGCCCAGGCCCTGCGCACCTACCATGTAGGCACCATTGCCGCCCACTTTGTCTCCAACGTGGACCCGGCGGATCTCAGTGCTACGCTGGCGCAACTGAACCCGGAGACCACGCTGTTTATCGTCGCCTCCAAGACGTTTACCACCCAAGAAACCCTGGCTAATGCCCACGCAGCCCGCCGCTGGGTGCTCGACGCCTTTGACCACGATCAGGCTGCTATCGCCCAGCACTTTGTGGCGGTATCCACTAATGCACAGAAGGTGGCTGAGTTCGGCATTGATACCGCGAACATGTTCGGCTTTTGGAATTGGGTAGGCGGGCGCTATTCGGTAGATTCTGCCATTGGGCTTTCGCTTATGGCCACCATCGGGACGCAAAATTTCCGGGACTTCCTCGCGGGTATGCACGCGATGGATACCCATTTCCGCACTACGGCTCTTGAGTCCAACGTTCCTGTACTCATGGGGCTACTGGGGGTATGGTACACCGACTACCTGGGTGCGCAGACCCACGCGGTATTGCCGTATTCCCAAGACCTGGCGCGCTTCCCGGCGTATCTGCAGCAGCTAACCATGGAGTCTAACGGCAAGTCCGTCACGCACTCCGGCCAGCAGGTCTCCACGCAGACCGGGGAGATTTATTTTGGGGAGCCCGGCACCAACGGCCAGCACGCCTTCTTCCAGCTCTTACACCAGGGCACCCACCTGGTGCCCGCGGACTTCATTGGTTTTGCCAACCCGCGCCAGGATCTGGCCACCGCCAGCGGGGAGGGCTCCATGCATGATCTGCTCATGGGCAACTTCTTTGCCCAGACCAAGGTCTTGGCCTTTGGCAAGACTGCGGAAGAGATTGCCAATGAAGGCGTGGATCCCCAGCTGGTCAATCACAAGGTCATGCCGGGCAACCGCCCCACCACCACCTTGCTGGCCCCGGAGCTTTCCCCATATGCGCTGGGCGCGCTGATTGCCTTGTATGAGCACATCGTCTTTGTCCAGGGCGTGGTCTGGGACATCAACTCTTTCGATCAGTGGGGTGTGGAGCTGGGCAAGCAGCAGGCTAATGACCTAGCACCGGCGGTGTCTGGGGAGCAAGCAGTCAACTCTGGCGATACCTCAACGGACAGCCTGATTCGCTGGTACCGCACCCAGCGCGAAACGCCTGCATAA